A part of Amycolatopsis camponoti genomic DNA contains:
- a CDS encoding winged helix-turn-helix transcriptional regulator, with amino-acid sequence MLSNPYDRNCPTRQLLDRIGDQWTVLIVGALRDGPLRFTEIGHRVDGISQKVLTQTLRSLVRDGILTRTAYAVIPPKVEYELTTLGRNLSEPLEVLDQWARQHMTAVQEARDAYDAEHTPASA; translated from the coding sequence GTGCTGTCGAACCCGTACGACCGCAACTGCCCGACCCGCCAGCTGCTCGACCGCATCGGCGACCAGTGGACGGTGCTGATCGTCGGCGCACTGAGGGACGGGCCGCTGCGGTTCACCGAGATCGGGCACCGGGTCGACGGGATCTCGCAGAAGGTCCTGACCCAGACGCTGCGCAGCCTGGTCCGCGACGGGATCCTGACCCGCACGGCGTACGCGGTGATCCCGCCGAAGGTGGAGTACGAGCTCACGACGCTGGGCCGTAACCTGTCCGAGCCGCTGGAGGTGCTGGACCAGTGGGCGAGGCAGCACATGACGGCGGTCCAGGAAGCCCGGGACGCCTACGACGCGGAGCACACCCCCGCGTCGGCCTGA
- a CDS encoding isocitrate lyase/PEP mutase family protein: MDEFRALHVPGAPLLLPNAWEFGVGAFLAAQGFRALGTTSLGVSAAAGEPDGAPSTRDATVALTRRLARLDVLVSVDIADGFSADPAAVADLAAELADAGAVGVNLEDGRADGSLAPVEHHKALVKAVKDRVPELFLNARTDTHWSGDRSIDSAETRVRAYAEAGADGVFVPGLADPADVERIVAAGLPVNLLFLPGKVTFAGLAELGVARVSLGSLPYRAALAAAAGTALAVRDGGDLPLSPPSYADVVALLP, translated from the coding sequence ATGGACGAATTCCGTGCCCTGCACGTGCCCGGTGCCCCGCTGCTGCTGCCGAACGCGTGGGAGTTCGGCGTCGGCGCTTTCCTTGCCGCACAGGGGTTTCGCGCCCTCGGCACGACCAGCCTCGGTGTGTCCGCGGCGGCCGGTGAGCCCGACGGCGCGCCGTCGACGCGGGACGCCACCGTCGCCCTCACCCGCCGCCTGGCCCGGCTGGACGTCCTGGTCAGCGTCGACATCGCCGACGGCTTCAGCGCCGACCCCGCCGCCGTCGCCGACCTGGCCGCCGAACTCGCCGACGCCGGTGCCGTCGGCGTCAACCTCGAAGACGGCCGTGCCGACGGCTCGCTCGCGCCGGTCGAACACCACAAAGCGCTGGTCAAGGCGGTGAAGGACCGTGTCCCGGAGCTGTTCCTCAACGCCCGCACGGACACCCACTGGTCCGGCGACCGCTCGATCGACTCCGCCGAAACGCGCGTGCGGGCCTACGCGGAAGCCGGCGCCGACGGCGTCTTCGTGCCCGGCCTGGCCGACCCCGCGGACGTCGAGCGGATCGTCGCCGCCGGGCTCCCGGTCAACCTGCTGTTCCTGCCCGGGAAGGTCACCTTCGCCGGGCTGGCGGAGCTGGGCGTCGCGCGGGTCAGCCTGGGTTCGCTGCCCTACCGCGCGGCCCTCGCGGCGGCGGCCGGCACGGCGCTGGCGGTCCGTGACGGCGGTGACCTCCCGCTGAGCCCGCCGAGCTACGCCGACGTCGTCGCGCTACTGCCGTAA
- a CDS encoding aminotransferase class V-fold PLP-dependent enzyme, which translates to MRAFGTDFAVPPGYLNTPSVGIPPAPVAAAVAGSVERWRTGATRPGEFDQYVDRSRAGFARLLGVEPGRVAIGASVSQLVANVAAALPTGTRVLAAEGDFTSVTFPFAATPGVTVTEVPLDLLPERVEGHDVVAVSVVQSADGRIADLPALRAATEAAGAAVLLDATQAVGWLPLDVAWADWVVAAGYKWLLSPRGCAWLAVRPDAHERTRAVAANWYAGDDPWATVYGLPLRLAGDARAFDLSPVWLAQVGAAAALEYLGGLDLAQVEAHNAGLADQLLEKLGLPPRGSAIVSLDADPERVAAAGIVSSVRGGRVRVGFHLYNTADDVERVLPAFE; encoded by the coding sequence ATGCGCGCCTTCGGAACCGACTTCGCCGTCCCGCCCGGCTACCTGAACACGCCCAGCGTGGGCATCCCGCCCGCGCCGGTGGCCGCCGCGGTGGCCGGGTCGGTCGAACGCTGGCGGACCGGCGCGACCCGGCCGGGGGAGTTCGACCAGTACGTCGACCGGTCCCGGGCCGGGTTCGCGCGGCTGCTCGGCGTCGAACCCGGGCGCGTCGCGATCGGCGCGTCGGTCTCGCAGCTGGTCGCGAACGTCGCCGCCGCGCTGCCCACCGGCACCCGCGTGCTCGCCGCCGAAGGGGACTTCACCAGCGTGACCTTCCCCTTCGCGGCCACTCCCGGTGTCACGGTGACCGAGGTGCCGCTGGACCTGCTGCCCGAGCGGGTCGAGGGCCACGACGTCGTCGCGGTGAGCGTCGTCCAGTCCGCCGACGGCCGGATCGCGGACCTCCCCGCGCTGCGGGCCGCCACCGAGGCCGCCGGGGCCGCGGTGCTGCTCGACGCCACCCAGGCCGTGGGCTGGCTGCCGCTGGACGTCGCCTGGGCGGACTGGGTGGTCGCGGCGGGCTACAAGTGGCTGCTGTCGCCGCGCGGCTGCGCGTGGCTCGCCGTGCGGCCGGACGCGCACGAGCGCACCCGGGCGGTCGCGGCGAACTGGTACGCGGGGGACGACCCGTGGGCCACGGTCTACGGCCTGCCGCTGCGCCTGGCCGGCGACGCCCGCGCGTTCGACCTCTCGCCGGTCTGGCTCGCCCAGGTCGGCGCGGCGGCCGCGCTGGAGTACCTCGGCGGCCTCGACCTCGCGCAGGTCGAAGCGCACAACGCCGGCCTGGCCGACCAGCTGCTCGAGAAGCTCGGATTGCCCCCGCGCGGCAGCGCGATCGTCTCGCTCGACGCCGATCCGGAGCGGGTCGCGGCGGCGGGGATCGTCTCGAGCGTCCGGGGCGGCCGGGTGCGCGTCGGCTTCCACCTCTACAACACCGCTGACGACGTCGAACGCGTCTTACCCGCATTCGAGTGA
- a CDS encoding ferritin-like domain-containing protein produces the protein MTGRPTDLTRRAALRAGALAALAVPLAACGPGYDESPDPLQPLLAAAEADAAAARALAKGGDADAAGQLADARAAHAAALKSEVDRLNRPKPSPSPTPPAPAALGDLKERLATARKQAEDLVGGLPRYRAGIVAAVAAGCAALQRTAPALGPGEDAPAIAGSAAAVPAEAVDPLQTALAAEHAAVWVYGLVSAFLPDDFAEGEKAGAAEHAVRRDLLQTMLAASGATPVAPEAAYVPKKPVTDAKSASLVVATAEADCASAWLAVVNHTDDKALRTTALHALVAASRRGTPWRSEAGEKPVAIAMPGQAS, from the coding sequence GTGACCGGAAGACCGACCGACCTGACCCGTCGTGCCGCCCTCCGCGCGGGGGCGCTGGCCGCGCTGGCCGTCCCCCTGGCCGCGTGCGGGCCCGGCTACGACGAAAGCCCCGACCCGCTGCAGCCGCTGCTGGCCGCCGCCGAGGCGGACGCCGCCGCCGCGCGAGCGCTGGCCAAGGGCGGCGACGCCGACGCCGCCGGCCAGCTCGCCGACGCGCGCGCGGCGCACGCGGCCGCGCTGAAGTCCGAAGTGGACCGGCTGAACCGGCCGAAACCGTCGCCGTCCCCGACGCCCCCGGCGCCGGCCGCCCTCGGCGACCTCAAGGAGCGGCTGGCGACCGCGCGCAAGCAGGCCGAAGACCTCGTCGGCGGGCTGCCGCGCTACCGCGCCGGGATCGTCGCGGCGGTGGCGGCGGGCTGCGCGGCGCTCCAGCGCACCGCCCCGGCGCTCGGCCCCGGCGAGGACGCCCCGGCGATCGCCGGGTCGGCCGCCGCCGTGCCCGCGGAGGCGGTCGACCCGCTGCAGACCGCGCTCGCCGCCGAGCACGCCGCCGTCTGGGTGTACGGGCTGGTCAGCGCGTTCCTGCCGGACGATTTCGCCGAGGGCGAGAAGGCGGGCGCGGCGGAGCACGCCGTCCGCCGCGACCTGCTGCAGACGATGCTGGCCGCCTCCGGGGCGACGCCTGTCGCGCCCGAAGCGGCGTACGTGCCGAAGAAGCCGGTGACGGACGCGAAGTCGGCGTCGCTGGTGGTCGCGACGGCCGAGGCAGACTGCGCGTCGGCGTGGCTGGCGGTGGTGAACCACACCGACGACAAGGCCCTGCGCACGACCGCGCTGCACGCGCTGGTGGCGGCATCGCGGCGCGGCACGCCGTGGCGGTCCGAGGCGGGCGAGAAGCCGGTGGCGATCGCCATGCCCGGCCAGGCGAGCTGA